In Acanthopagrus latus isolate v.2019 chromosome 17, fAcaLat1.1, whole genome shotgun sequence, the following are encoded in one genomic region:
- the dcst2 gene encoding DC-STAMP domain-containing protein 2 has protein sequence MKREERQRHLKTDVRVQVRRGRVTQAVRLNRSAGRSGRSRWRKVRGHLYEGGRSLVAFASGLLLASLYGVAALFLQNQPLWLCVYSTLALAVLTAFGLGLSAGVRADVAVLLPSLVSARGRSFLFFLFCSVLLSGPLTNTLENTERAAASLLCGAQLAANQTQELMQKAATPLFSALDRIRAVSSNALSIAGRVQNFIGALTGAVRHVARTLRNVLHFLVNIGDVCNAKLGSPYRKCRQVFAKARADCSELLGDFNFLCDIMDSFLPLCSIARAGELFCSVPAYIADHLKKRLAAPAVAAFERLKQEFDFNLSALVTFDLDANSSRSLQQVSQDIMEEVSSELQVFQKLSQPLVYSGLVLLAWSFFRAVQYRRRFLQELDFDNIYISAQFEELDQQLTLGGGVSVLPITRREAQTYIAPLSFHLTAREQRAVLVGVASVLRHLVMGGMLVALDFLVFWMLDQVHHQVKGDIVARAPVTVAVQVNGSGYASDIFRDLVASFNILQGGNVTVISRKCLLEPSEPDYLTCFILGFLLGLSLLVSLSGGLVQRCRRLVCASYHPERELERIRFLRKQILDQRRMVGRALKCSATRRGGGRGGGGEGGGGGGGGGESCLQTLLLRLPGGAHLSHLLGLSSVSCLSCGEVVRQAEDKVVVCDVPLCPGLYCRPCFHSLGNTCVVCARPPTCQEDGEEECGSSEDEQLSSSSAARNSSHIADRRVKTPKMTISNCSVRRTQGHDGGGSDSSEADVTYQVRPGSDDSDAFFDSFTSPKTCSLQNQTLQTVIIHT, from the exons GTCAGCAGGACGCTCTGGGcgcagcaggtggaggaaggtcagaggtcacctgTATGAGGGAGGGCGGAGCCTGGTGGCGTTTGCGTCAGGGCTGCTGTTGGCGTCTCTGTACGGGGTCGCGGCTCTGTTCCTGCAGAATCAGCCGCTGTGGTTGTGCGTCTACTCCACGCTGGCGCTGGCCGTCCTGACCGCCTTTGGTCTGGGACTGTCAGCCGGCGTACGAGCCGACGTCGCCgtgctgctgccttcactggTCTCAG CTCGGGGGAGgagctttctcttcttcttgttctgctCGGTGCTGCTGTCCGGTCCTCTCACCAACACGTTAGAGAACACGGAGCGGGCCGCCGCCAGCCTGCTGTGTGGAGCCCAGctggcagccaatcagacgcagGAACTGATGCAGAAAGCAGCCACGCCCCTTTTCT ctgCGTTGGACAGGATCCGGGCGGTCAGCAGTAACGCTCTCTCTATCGCAGGACGAGTCCAGAACTTCATTGGCGCTCTGACTGGTGCCGTCCGCCATGTTG CTCGCACTCTGAGGAACGTCCTCCACTTCCTGGTTAACATTGGCGACGTCTGTAACGCCAAACTGGGCTCTCCGTACAGGAAGTGCCGGCAGGTGTTCGCCAAGGCCCGAGCCGACTGCTCCGAGCTGCTGGGAGACTTCAActtcctgtgtgacatcatggaCAGCTTCCTGCCGCTCTGCAGCATCGCCCGCG CCGGCGAGCTCTTCTGCTCTGTCCCCGCCTACATCGCCGACCATCTGAAGAAACGTCTGGCAGCTC CCGCTGTGGCAGCATTTGAGCGACTGAAGCAGGAGTTTGACTTTAACCTCTCGGCCttggtgacctttgacctggaCGCCAACAGCAGCcgctctctgcagcaggtgtcTCAGGACATCATGGAGGAGGTTtcatcagagctgcaggtgtTTCAGAAGCTGAGTCAGCCGCTGGTGTACAGCGGCCTGGTCCTGCTCGCCTGGTCCTTCTTCAG ggcgGTGCAGTACAGGCGCAGGTTCCTCCAGGAGCTCGACTTTGACAATATCTACATCAGCGCTCAGTTTGAAGAGCTCGACCAGCAGCTGACCTTAGGGGGCGGAGTCTCAGTCCTGCCAATCACACGCAGAGAAGCGCAGACTTACATCGCACCAT TGTCGTTTCACCTGACGGCCCGGGAGCAGCGGGCAGTGTTGGTGGGCGTGGCCTCAGTCCTCAGACACCTGGTGATGGGCGGCATGCTGGTGGCGCTGGACTTCTTGGTGTTCTGGATGCTGGACCAGGTGCACCACCAGGTGAAGGGGGACATTGTGGCCAGAG CCCCGGTCACGGTGGCGGTGCAGGTGAACGGGTCCGGTTACGCCTCCGATATCTTCAGAGACCTGGTGGCCTCGTTTAACATCCTGCAGGGAGGAAACGTGACGGTTATCAGCAGGAAGTGTCTGCTGGAGCCGTCAGAGCCGGACTACCTCACCTGCTTCATCCTAG ggtTCCTGTTGGGTCTCTCTCTGCTCGTCTCTCTGAGCGGAGGACTCGTGCAGCGCTGCAGACGACTCGTTTGTGCTTCATATcatccagagagagagctg gAGAGGATCCGGTTCCTCCGGAAGCAGATCCTGGATCAGAGGAGGATGGTAGGAAGAGCCCTGAAGTGCTCTGCAAccaggagaggtggaggacgaggaggag gaggagaaggtggaggaggaggaggtggaggaggagagagttgTCTTCAAACTCTCCTGCTGAG gttACCTGGAGGagctcacctgtctcacctgctcGGTCTGTCATCAGTCAGCTGTCTGTCCTGTGGTGAGGTGGTGAGACAGGCGGAGGACAAGGTGGTCGTCTGTGATGTCCCACTGTGTCCAG GCCTGTACTGTCGGCCATGTTTCCACAGTCTGGGAAACACGTGTGTCGTCTGTGCGCGACCTCCAACCTGCCAGGAGGACGGCGAGGAGGAGTG CGGCTCCAGTGAAGACGAACAGCTCAGCTCATCATCTGCAGCTCGGAACTCGTCTCACATTGCCGACCGCAGAGTGAAGACGCCGAAGATGACGATCTCAAACTGCAGTGTCAGGAGAACACAAGGACACGATGGAGGAGGGAGTGACAGCAG TGAGGCAGACGTGACATACCAGGTCCGACCCGGGTCAGACGACAGCGACGCCTTCTTTGACTCCTTCACCTCACCGAAAACCTGCAGCCTCCAGAACCAAACCCTCCAAACTGTCATCATACACACCTGA
- the trim33l gene encoding transcription intermediary factor 1-alpha isoform X2 — protein sequence METAAGRGDWSFSQQCSSCDASTARCWCVDCNEALCDTCVSAHRRVSVTRSHKILNQPAAGSVSTPPIKFCRLHPAEPLKLFCFTCNQLTCRDCQLMGHMNHRYQFVKEALDSLKKELEVLVQPIRAKRDTARQSVQDMETRLQDIAGVESNLKTDLQNSYNIICEQLKRRMHVLMNMAKTVCTKEAEDIQRKIQALKQLQQNQEYLTETSEKAQNTNDLVALLRYKAQVESALKKLDDQNLSPPSVMPQLIIVTNKSFLQIILNFGELDVSWIPFSVDRNTTSAATASCGLQPQTSSTVNSISPGPPGPPGPPGPPGPLNSSSSSPLCLPPSISSLNLSSAPLTMPTTVTCTPAVKHLSSSPVLTASLPGSNQTQVQPKNPVQSVCTSVNLQPVTFCLPPQPPNITLVLNQPAAPQQTQPPVLLTNSQQVFQVLPVMLSKAPSYTIGQKRNGSGKVLSVAAAASSITHPTSTCSASSCKSLPQKRTTNDLSSPSQLCLPPSCSSTVTLHTSTYWPLPHPDIPSPVPENHLTTSQTTSDPTPPHQTVTNGDLQPLKDQIVTPSGPLSLLQGLTSVSPGSSSQSPVVRAVADSACDLSVQQVTARQPVENEPTSTMYEETEPAAKPAELSDGEEDTQGSLSQSQPPLVSVPESPPHPGHLGEEEELHLKMREDSQSHVDDVTDDVIEPQSSPESPVTLQIVSCSTCGYSHGSIICSACGRGYHRDCHVPPVGPDIRSAWLCSLCQDLSDPSDPYSSDRPQRPPSPGLSLLDQRKCESLLLHVKVEGCGRLSEDDEGSKKLRESFQSQLKQTLSPELHLPVLTPASSGNNDRVDGWGSKVKSQEQDVMTRESKLTEIKNRLRELLPLRHPDRRGQKRRTDLVLPQDHMSKQLRVNAPVTSQQPITSLHGLPPVDDETCD from the exons atgGAGACAGCAGCAGGCCGAGGGGACTGGAGTTTCAGTCAGCAG tgcagcagctgtgacGCCTCCACGGCCAGATGTTGGTGCGTGGACTGTAATGAAGCTCTGTGTGACACATGTGTGTCGGCTCATCGCAGAGTGAGCGTCACCAGATCACACAAGATCCTCAACCAGCCGGCAGCCG GAAGTGTCTCGACTCCACCCATCAAGTTCTGCAGACTCCACCCAGCTGAGCCGCTCAAACTCTTCTGCTTCACCTGTAACCAGCTCACCTGTAGGGACTGTCAGCTCATGGGTCACATGAACCACAG gtATCAGTTTGTTAAAGAAGCGTTGGACAGCCtgaagaaggagctggaggtcttggttcagccaatcagagcgaaGAGAGACACAGCGAGGCAGAGTGTGCAGGACATGGAGACCAG GCTGCAGGACATCGCAGGTGTCGAGTCCAATCTGAAGACAGACCTGCAGAACTCTTACAACATCATCTGTGaacagctgaagaggaggatgcATGTCCTGATGAACATGGCCaag ACGGTGTGCACGAAGGAGGCTGAGGACATTCAGAGGAAGATCCAGGCgctgaagcagctgcagcagaatcAAGAGTATTTGACTGAAACGTCAGAAAAAGCCCAAAACACCAACGACCTGGTGGCTCTGCTCAGATACAAGGCTCAG gtcgAGTCTGCGCTGAAGAAACTGGACGATCAGAACTTGTCTCCTCCTTCAGTGATGCCTCAGCTGATCATCGTCACCAACAAGAGTTTCCTGCAGATCATTCTGAACTTTG GTGAACTCGATGTGTCTTGGATCCCCTTCTCTGTTGACAGAAACACCACCTCTGCCGCCACTGCCTCCTGTGGACTCCAGCCCCAAACCAGCTCTACTGTTAACAGCATCTCACCTGGTCCTCCTGGTCCACCTGGTCCACCTGGTCCACCTGGTCCACTGAACTCTTCTTCATCCAGTCCACtgtgtcttcctccctccatctcaaGCCTCAACTTATCCAGCGCTCCCCTGACTATGCCCACCACAGTCACCTGCACTCCAGCTGTCAAACACctgtcctcctcacctgtgctgACGGCTTCTCTCCCTGGATCCAACCAGACACAGGTGCAGCCAAAGAACCCTGTTCAGTCTGTCTGTACGTCTGTGAACCTGCAGCCAGTCACCTTCTGTTTACCTCCTCAACCTCCCAACATCACGCTGGTCCTGAACCAACCTGCTGCCCCCCAGCAGACACAACCCCCGGTCCTGCTCACCAACAGTCAGCAGGTGTTCCAGGTGTTACCTGTGATGCTCAGTAAGGCTCCATCCTACACCATTGGGCAGAAAAGAAATGGCAGTGGTAAGGTACTTTCTGTAGCGGCCGCCGCCTCCAGCATCACTCATCCCACCTCCACATGCTCTGCGTCCTCCTGTAAGTCCCTCCCACAAAAAAGGACCACCAATGACTTATCCTCACCCAGTCAGTTGTGTCTTCCTCCGTCTTGTTCCTCAACTGTCACTCTGCACACCTCCACCTACTGGCCCCTCCCCCACCCTGACATCCCCTCACCTGTTCCAGAGAACCATCTCACTACATCACAGACCACCTCTGATCCCACGCCGCCTCATCAGACTGTGACCAACGGCGACCTCCAGCCTCTGAAGGATCAGATTGTGACCCCCAGCGGCCCTCTGTCCCTCCTGCAGGGTCTCACCTCTGTCTCCCCTGGCTCCTCCTCTCAGAGTCCGGTGGTGAGGGCAGTGGCGGACTCTGCCTGCGATCTCAGCGTTCAGCAGGTGACAGCGCGGCAGCCAGTGGAGAACGAGCCGACGTCCACGATGTATGAAGAGACCGAACCTGCAGCCAAACCAGCTGAACTATCAGACGGAGAAGAAGACACACAGGGCAGtctgagccaatcacagccgCCTCTGGTCAGTGTACCTGAGTCTCCGCCCCACCCCGGACACCttggtgaggaagaggagctccACCTGAAGATGAGAGAGGACAGTCAG TCCCATGTTGATGACGTCACAGATGATGTCATCGAGCCGCAGTCATCCCCAGAGTCTCCTGTGACTCTGCAGATAgtcagctgctccacctgtgGGTATTCGCACGGATCAATAATCTGTTCAGCCTGCGGTCGAGGATACCACCGAGACTGCCACGTTCCTCCCGTTGGACCTGATATCCG GTCAGCGTGGCTCTGCTCCCTGTGTCAGGACCTGTCGGACCCCTCAGACCCCTACAGCTCTGACAGACCACAAAGACCTCCGAGTCCCGGTCTCAGCCTGCTGGACCAGAgg aagTGTGAGagtctgctgctgcatgtgaagGTCGAAGGCTGCGGCCGACTGTCTGAG gaTGACGAAGGTTCAAAGAAGCTGCGAGAGAGTTTTCAGAGCCAGCTGAAGCAAACTTTGAGTCCAGAGCTTCATCTTCCGGTCCTGACGCCAGCGAGCAGCGGAAACAATGACAGAGTTGACGGatgggggtcaaaggtcaagtcACAGGAACAGGACGTGATGACCCGTGAGTCCAAACTGACAGAGATCAAGAACCGGCTGAGAGAGCTTCTGCCTCTCCGGCATCCGGACCGAAGAGGACAGAAACGGAGGACAGACCTCGTCCTCCCCCAGGATCACATGTCCAAACAGCTCAGAGTGAATGCACCTGTGACCtcccagcagccaatcacaagCCTCCATGGCCTCCCACCTGTGGATGATGAAACATGTGACTGA
- the trim33l gene encoding transcription intermediary factor 1-beta isoform X3, with protein METAAGRGDWSFSQQCSSCDASTARCWCVDCNEALCDTCVSAHRRVSVTRSHKILNQPAAGSVSTPPIKFCRLHPAEPLKLFCFTCNQLTCRDCQLMGHMNHRYQFVKEALDSLKKELEVLVQPIRAKRDTARQSVQDMETRLQDIAGVESNLKTDLQNSYNIICEQLKRRMHVLMNMAKTVCTKEAEDIQRKIQALKQLQQNQEYLTETSEKAQNTNDLVALLRYKAQVESALKKLDDQNLSPPSVMPQLIIVTNKSFLQIILNFGELDVSWIPFSVDRNTTSAATASCGLQPQTSSTVNSISPGPPGPPGPPGPPGPLNSSSSSPLCLPPSISSLNLSSAPLTMPTTVTCTPAVKHLSSSPVLTASLPGSNQTQVQPKNPVQSVCTSVNLQPVTFCLPPQPPNITLVLNQPAAPQQTQPPVLLTNSQQVFQVLPVMLSKAPSYTIGQKRNGSGKVLSVAAAASSITHPTSTCSASSCKSLPQKRTTNDLSSPSQLCLPPSCSSTVTLHTSTYWPLPHPDIPSPVPENHLTTSQTTSDPTPPHQTVTNGDLQPLKDQIVTPSGPLSLLQGLTSVSPGSSSQSPVVRAVADSACDLSVQQVTARQPVENEPTSTMYEETEPAAKPAELSDGEEDTQGSLSQSQPPLVSVPESPPHPGHLGEEEELHLKMREDSQSHVDDVTDDVIEPQSSPESPVTLQIVSCSTCGYSHGSIICSACGRGYHRDCHVPPVGPDIRSAWLCSLCQDLSDPSDPYSSDRPQRPPSPGLSLLDQRKCESLLLHVKVEGCGRLSEVSVTSQLQHSGHTSFFFTLSELM; from the exons atgGAGACAGCAGCAGGCCGAGGGGACTGGAGTTTCAGTCAGCAG tgcagcagctgtgacGCCTCCACGGCCAGATGTTGGTGCGTGGACTGTAATGAAGCTCTGTGTGACACATGTGTGTCGGCTCATCGCAGAGTGAGCGTCACCAGATCACACAAGATCCTCAACCAGCCGGCAGCCG GAAGTGTCTCGACTCCACCCATCAAGTTCTGCAGACTCCACCCAGCTGAGCCGCTCAAACTCTTCTGCTTCACCTGTAACCAGCTCACCTGTAGGGACTGTCAGCTCATGGGTCACATGAACCACAG gtATCAGTTTGTTAAAGAAGCGTTGGACAGCCtgaagaaggagctggaggtcttggttcagccaatcagagcgaaGAGAGACACAGCGAGGCAGAGTGTGCAGGACATGGAGACCAG GCTGCAGGACATCGCAGGTGTCGAGTCCAATCTGAAGACAGACCTGCAGAACTCTTACAACATCATCTGTGaacagctgaagaggaggatgcATGTCCTGATGAACATGGCCaag ACGGTGTGCACGAAGGAGGCTGAGGACATTCAGAGGAAGATCCAGGCgctgaagcagctgcagcagaatcAAGAGTATTTGACTGAAACGTCAGAAAAAGCCCAAAACACCAACGACCTGGTGGCTCTGCTCAGATACAAGGCTCAG gtcgAGTCTGCGCTGAAGAAACTGGACGATCAGAACTTGTCTCCTCCTTCAGTGATGCCTCAGCTGATCATCGTCACCAACAAGAGTTTCCTGCAGATCATTCTGAACTTTG GTGAACTCGATGTGTCTTGGATCCCCTTCTCTGTTGACAGAAACACCACCTCTGCCGCCACTGCCTCCTGTGGACTCCAGCCCCAAACCAGCTCTACTGTTAACAGCATCTCACCTGGTCCTCCTGGTCCACCTGGTCCACCTGGTCCACCTGGTCCACTGAACTCTTCTTCATCCAGTCCACtgtgtcttcctccctccatctcaaGCCTCAACTTATCCAGCGCTCCCCTGACTATGCCCACCACAGTCACCTGCACTCCAGCTGTCAAACACctgtcctcctcacctgtgctgACGGCTTCTCTCCCTGGATCCAACCAGACACAGGTGCAGCCAAAGAACCCTGTTCAGTCTGTCTGTACGTCTGTGAACCTGCAGCCAGTCACCTTCTGTTTACCTCCTCAACCTCCCAACATCACGCTGGTCCTGAACCAACCTGCTGCCCCCCAGCAGACACAACCCCCGGTCCTGCTCACCAACAGTCAGCAGGTGTTCCAGGTGTTACCTGTGATGCTCAGTAAGGCTCCATCCTACACCATTGGGCAGAAAAGAAATGGCAGTGGTAAGGTACTTTCTGTAGCGGCCGCCGCCTCCAGCATCACTCATCCCACCTCCACATGCTCTGCGTCCTCCTGTAAGTCCCTCCCACAAAAAAGGACCACCAATGACTTATCCTCACCCAGTCAGTTGTGTCTTCCTCCGTCTTGTTCCTCAACTGTCACTCTGCACACCTCCACCTACTGGCCCCTCCCCCACCCTGACATCCCCTCACCTGTTCCAGAGAACCATCTCACTACATCACAGACCACCTCTGATCCCACGCCGCCTCATCAGACTGTGACCAACGGCGACCTCCAGCCTCTGAAGGATCAGATTGTGACCCCCAGCGGCCCTCTGTCCCTCCTGCAGGGTCTCACCTCTGTCTCCCCTGGCTCCTCCTCTCAGAGTCCGGTGGTGAGGGCAGTGGCGGACTCTGCCTGCGATCTCAGCGTTCAGCAGGTGACAGCGCGGCAGCCAGTGGAGAACGAGCCGACGTCCACGATGTATGAAGAGACCGAACCTGCAGCCAAACCAGCTGAACTATCAGACGGAGAAGAAGACACACAGGGCAGtctgagccaatcacagccgCCTCTGGTCAGTGTACCTGAGTCTCCGCCCCACCCCGGACACCttggtgaggaagaggagctccACCTGAAGATGAGAGAGGACAGTCAG TCCCATGTTGATGACGTCACAGATGATGTCATCGAGCCGCAGTCATCCCCAGAGTCTCCTGTGACTCTGCAGATAgtcagctgctccacctgtgGGTATTCGCACGGATCAATAATCTGTTCAGCCTGCGGTCGAGGATACCACCGAGACTGCCACGTTCCTCCCGTTGGACCTGATATCCG GTCAGCGTGGCTCTGCTCCCTGTGTCAGGACCTGTCGGACCCCTCAGACCCCTACAGCTCTGACAGACCACAAAGACCTCCGAGTCCCGGTCTCAGCCTGCTGGACCAGAgg aagTGTGAGagtctgctgctgcatgtgaagGTCGAAGGCTGCGGCCGACTGTCTGAGgtcagtgtgacatcacaacttcAACACAGCGGTCACACTTCATTCTTCTTCACTCTTTCAGAGCTGATGTAA
- the trim33l gene encoding transcription intermediary factor 1-beta isoform X1 — METAAGRGDWSFSQQCSSCDASTARCWCVDCNEALCDTCVSAHRRVSVTRSHKILNQPAAGSVSTPPIKFCRLHPAEPLKLFCFTCNQLTCRDCQLMGHMNHRYQFVKEALDSLKKELEVLVQPIRAKRDTARQSVQDMETRLQDIAGVESNLKTDLQNSYNIICEQLKRRMHVLMNMAKTVCTKEAEDIQRKIQALKQLQQNQEYLTETSEKAQNTNDLVALLRYKAQVESALKKLDDQNLSPPSVMPQLIIVTNKSFLQIILNFGELDVSWIPFSVDRNTTSAATASCGLQPQTSSTVNSISPGPPGPPGPPGPPGPLNSSSSSPLCLPPSISSLNLSSAPLTMPTTVTCTPAVKHLSSSPVLTASLPGSNQTQVQPKNPVQSVCTSVNLQPVTFCLPPQPPNITLVLNQPAAPQQTQPPVLLTNSQQVFQVLPVMLSKAPSYTIGQKRNGSGKVLSVAAAASSITHPTSTCSASSCKSLPQKRTTNDLSSPSQLCLPPSCSSTVTLHTSTYWPLPHPDIPSPVPENHLTTSQTTSDPTPPHQTVTNGDLQPLKDQIVTPSGPLSLLQGLTSVSPGSSSQSPVVRAVADSACDLSVQQVTARQPVENEPTSTMYEETEPAAKPAELSDGEEDTQGSLSQSQPPLVSVPESPPHPGHLGEEEELHLKMREDSQSHVDDVTDDVIEPQSSPESPVTLQIVSCSTCGYSHGSIICSACGRGYHRDCHVPPVGPDIRSAWLCSLCQDLSDPSDPYSSDRPQRPPSPGLSLLDQRKCESLLLHVKVEGCGRLSECGSVQSSLELISKRLTLHPLYQTAAEFLSDVWRLFEDMKDDEGSKKLRESFQSQLKQTLSPELHLPVLTPASSGNNDRVDGWGSKVKSQEQDVMTRESKLTEIKNRLRELLPLRHPDRRGQKRRTDLVLPQDHMSKQLRVNAPVTSQQPITSLHGLPPVDDETCD; from the exons atgGAGACAGCAGCAGGCCGAGGGGACTGGAGTTTCAGTCAGCAG tgcagcagctgtgacGCCTCCACGGCCAGATGTTGGTGCGTGGACTGTAATGAAGCTCTGTGTGACACATGTGTGTCGGCTCATCGCAGAGTGAGCGTCACCAGATCACACAAGATCCTCAACCAGCCGGCAGCCG GAAGTGTCTCGACTCCACCCATCAAGTTCTGCAGACTCCACCCAGCTGAGCCGCTCAAACTCTTCTGCTTCACCTGTAACCAGCTCACCTGTAGGGACTGTCAGCTCATGGGTCACATGAACCACAG gtATCAGTTTGTTAAAGAAGCGTTGGACAGCCtgaagaaggagctggaggtcttggttcagccaatcagagcgaaGAGAGACACAGCGAGGCAGAGTGTGCAGGACATGGAGACCAG GCTGCAGGACATCGCAGGTGTCGAGTCCAATCTGAAGACAGACCTGCAGAACTCTTACAACATCATCTGTGaacagctgaagaggaggatgcATGTCCTGATGAACATGGCCaag ACGGTGTGCACGAAGGAGGCTGAGGACATTCAGAGGAAGATCCAGGCgctgaagcagctgcagcagaatcAAGAGTATTTGACTGAAACGTCAGAAAAAGCCCAAAACACCAACGACCTGGTGGCTCTGCTCAGATACAAGGCTCAG gtcgAGTCTGCGCTGAAGAAACTGGACGATCAGAACTTGTCTCCTCCTTCAGTGATGCCTCAGCTGATCATCGTCACCAACAAGAGTTTCCTGCAGATCATTCTGAACTTTG GTGAACTCGATGTGTCTTGGATCCCCTTCTCTGTTGACAGAAACACCACCTCTGCCGCCACTGCCTCCTGTGGACTCCAGCCCCAAACCAGCTCTACTGTTAACAGCATCTCACCTGGTCCTCCTGGTCCACCTGGTCCACCTGGTCCACCTGGTCCACTGAACTCTTCTTCATCCAGTCCACtgtgtcttcctccctccatctcaaGCCTCAACTTATCCAGCGCTCCCCTGACTATGCCCACCACAGTCACCTGCACTCCAGCTGTCAAACACctgtcctcctcacctgtgctgACGGCTTCTCTCCCTGGATCCAACCAGACACAGGTGCAGCCAAAGAACCCTGTTCAGTCTGTCTGTACGTCTGTGAACCTGCAGCCAGTCACCTTCTGTTTACCTCCTCAACCTCCCAACATCACGCTGGTCCTGAACCAACCTGCTGCCCCCCAGCAGACACAACCCCCGGTCCTGCTCACCAACAGTCAGCAGGTGTTCCAGGTGTTACCTGTGATGCTCAGTAAGGCTCCATCCTACACCATTGGGCAGAAAAGAAATGGCAGTGGTAAGGTACTTTCTGTAGCGGCCGCCGCCTCCAGCATCACTCATCCCACCTCCACATGCTCTGCGTCCTCCTGTAAGTCCCTCCCACAAAAAAGGACCACCAATGACTTATCCTCACCCAGTCAGTTGTGTCTTCCTCCGTCTTGTTCCTCAACTGTCACTCTGCACACCTCCACCTACTGGCCCCTCCCCCACCCTGACATCCCCTCACCTGTTCCAGAGAACCATCTCACTACATCACAGACCACCTCTGATCCCACGCCGCCTCATCAGACTGTGACCAACGGCGACCTCCAGCCTCTGAAGGATCAGATTGTGACCCCCAGCGGCCCTCTGTCCCTCCTGCAGGGTCTCACCTCTGTCTCCCCTGGCTCCTCCTCTCAGAGTCCGGTGGTGAGGGCAGTGGCGGACTCTGCCTGCGATCTCAGCGTTCAGCAGGTGACAGCGCGGCAGCCAGTGGAGAACGAGCCGACGTCCACGATGTATGAAGAGACCGAACCTGCAGCCAAACCAGCTGAACTATCAGACGGAGAAGAAGACACACAGGGCAGtctgagccaatcacagccgCCTCTGGTCAGTGTACCTGAGTCTCCGCCCCACCCCGGACACCttggtgaggaagaggagctccACCTGAAGATGAGAGAGGACAGTCAG TCCCATGTTGATGACGTCACAGATGATGTCATCGAGCCGCAGTCATCCCCAGAGTCTCCTGTGACTCTGCAGATAgtcagctgctccacctgtgGGTATTCGCACGGATCAATAATCTGTTCAGCCTGCGGTCGAGGATACCACCGAGACTGCCACGTTCCTCCCGTTGGACCTGATATCCG GTCAGCGTGGCTCTGCTCCCTGTGTCAGGACCTGTCGGACCCCTCAGACCCCTACAGCTCTGACAGACCACAAAGACCTCCGAGTCCCGGTCTCAGCCTGCTGGACCAGAgg aagTGTGAGagtctgctgctgcatgtgaagGTCGAAGGCTGCGGCCGACTGTCTGAG TGTGGTTCTGTTCAGTCCAGCCTGGAGTTGATCTCGAAGCGCCTGACTCTTCATCCTTTGTATCAGACGGCTGCAGAGTTCCTGTCTGACGTCTGGAGGCTCTTTGAAGACATGAAG gaTGACGAAGGTTCAAAGAAGCTGCGAGAGAGTTTTCAGAGCCAGCTGAAGCAAACTTTGAGTCCAGAGCTTCATCTTCCGGTCCTGACGCCAGCGAGCAGCGGAAACAATGACAGAGTTGACGGatgggggtcaaaggtcaagtcACAGGAACAGGACGTGATGACCCGTGAGTCCAAACTGACAGAGATCAAGAACCGGCTGAGAGAGCTTCTGCCTCTCCGGCATCCGGACCGAAGAGGACAGAAACGGAGGACAGACCTCGTCCTCCCCCAGGATCACATGTCCAAACAGCTCAGAGTGAATGCACCTGTGACCtcccagcagccaatcacaagCCTCCATGGCCTCCCACCTGTGGATGATGAAACATGTGACTGA